The Flavobacteriaceae bacterium 3519-10 genome includes a window with the following:
- a CDS encoding TonB-dependent outer membrane receptor, producing MTADSFCCYESSSTIITPFIQLILKIKRMKGFVVLGLFASSVYAGQNVSDTLKTHTIESVNFTKRLPVTKEIINVQKDLDYKNLGQDLPVLLKNQTSVMSTSDAGNGVGYTGFRIRGVGGNGINVMMNGIPYNDSESQGTFFVNVPDLASSASQIVIQRGVGTSTNGVSAFGASVNVISKDPDADFYVKSDNSYGSFNTYKYSAEIGSGKFWKNRLSTMTRYTTIHSDGYIDRAFADLNSYSFTALFEENNTRLRLMAFGGKEKTYQAWNGIDKATWETNPKFNISGAIYDENWENIVGFYDNETDNYRQNHYQLLWDQSLNDHWTLETTLHYTKGKGYYENYKQGDPFARYNLPDVGGRKYADFIRKKWLDNDFYGAVSTLYGQLGDLDLNFGLVANQYYGLHYGNVSGVALPQISEHEYYRNRSIKSEVSGFAKAIFTVNRFEFFGDLQLRNISYDTRILLQGDDEGVDLNKNWNFFNPKAGINYKIPSGKVFISAAVAQREPNRDDLFANPDTEAEKLYDFEAGIEKSYDKISFNANLYYMSYVNQLVLNGQINNIGEFIRVNSGKSYRMGLEVGAAAKLSAQWNIAGNLTLSKNENISFRNETSNGIEELGNTPISFSPSAIANLLVNFSPTQNITLGIQNQYVGKQFLNNTNSDELTLPDYFLSDFNAKYTLKLNRTAIDFKFLLNNIFNRKYVNNGYVYDGPVYFSQAGTNFMFGMSVHFK from the coding sequence ATGACGGCCGATAGCTTTTGCTGCTACGAGTCATCATCCACTATAATCACCCCTTTTATTCAATTAATCTTAAAAATTAAAAGAATGAAAGGATTTGTTGTTTTAGGGCTTTTCGCAAGCTCAGTCTATGCAGGTCAGAACGTATCTGACACTTTAAAAACTCACACTATCGAAAGTGTGAATTTCACAAAAAGATTACCGGTAACAAAAGAAATCATCAACGTCCAGAAAGACCTCGATTACAAGAATCTGGGGCAGGACTTACCGGTTTTGCTCAAGAATCAAACATCCGTAATGTCCACTTCAGATGCCGGAAACGGCGTTGGCTACACAGGTTTCCGGATCCGCGGTGTGGGTGGAAACGGTATTAATGTGATGATGAACGGCATCCCCTACAACGATTCGGAGTCCCAAGGAACTTTTTTTGTAAATGTCCCGGATCTGGCCAGTTCAGCTTCGCAAATTGTAATCCAGCGCGGCGTGGGCACTTCTACGAATGGCGTTTCGGCTTTCGGTGCGAGCGTAAATGTAATTTCAAAGGATCCTGATGCGGATTTCTATGTGAAATCGGATAACAGCTACGGATCGTTCAACACCTATAAATACTCTGCGGAAATAGGCTCGGGAAAGTTCTGGAAAAACCGCCTCTCCACGATGACCCGCTACACCACGATTCATTCGGATGGCTATATCGACAGGGCTTTTGCGGATCTTAATTCGTACAGCTTCACCGCACTTTTTGAAGAAAACAACACAAGGCTGAGGTTGATGGCTTTTGGCGGTAAAGAAAAAACCTATCAGGCCTGGAACGGAATTGACAAAGCCACCTGGGAAACCAATCCTAAATTTAACATTTCGGGCGCGATTTACGATGAAAACTGGGAAAACATTGTTGGTTTTTATGATAATGAAACCGACAACTACCGCCAGAATCATTATCAGTTGCTGTGGGATCAGAGTCTGAATGATCACTGGACGTTGGAAACCACGCTGCATTACACCAAAGGAAAGGGATATTATGAAAATTACAAGCAGGGCGATCCCTTTGCGAGATATAACCTGCCCGATGTCGGCGGCCGTAAATACGCAGATTTTATCAGAAAAAAATGGCTGGACAACGATTTTTACGGCGCCGTTTCCACGCTGTATGGCCAACTTGGTGACCTCGATCTGAACTTTGGATTGGTCGCCAACCAGTATTACGGTTTACATTATGGTAATGTCTCGGGTGTTGCGTTGCCGCAAATATCTGAGCATGAATATTACAGGAACCGTTCAATAAAAAGCGAAGTTTCGGGTTTTGCAAAAGCGATTTTCACGGTAAACCGATTCGAATTTTTCGGCGATCTACAATTAAGAAACATCAGTTATGACACCCGTATCCTGCTTCAGGGCGATGATGAAGGTGTGGATCTCAATAAAAACTGGAATTTCTTTAACCCGAAGGCAGGCATTAATTATAAGATTCCTTCAGGAAAAGTCTTTATCTCGGCTGCCGTTGCGCAACGCGAACCCAACCGGGACGACCTTTTCGCGAATCCGGATACAGAAGCCGAAAAACTGTATGATTTCGAGGCGGGAATCGAAAAAAGTTATGATAAAATATCATTCAATGCGAACCTATATTATATGAGTTACGTAAACCAACTCGTGCTGAATGGACAGATTAATAACATTGGTGAGTTTATCCGCGTGAACTCAGGCAAAAGCTACCGGATGGGTCTGGAAGTTGGAGCGGCTGCAAAGCTTTCCGCACAGTGGAATATTGCGGGAAATCTTACGTTGAGTAAAAACGAGAATATCAGTTTCAGAAATGAAACATCAAATGGCATCGAAGAACTTGGTAACACGCCGATCTCCTTTTCCCCGTCTGCAATCGCAAACCTTCTCGTGAATTTTTCGCCAACACAAAATATCACCTTAGGAATTCAAAATCAATACGTTGGGAAACAGTTTCTAAACAATACAAACAGTGATGAATTAACACTGCCGGATTACTTTTTAAGCGACTTCAATGCAAAATATACATTAAAACTGAACAGAACTGCCATCGATTTTAAATTTTTGCTCAATAATATCTTTAACAGAAAGTATGTGAACAACGGCTATGTTTACGACGGACCTGTCTATTTCTCGCAGGCCGGTACAAATTTTATGTTCGGTATGAGTGTTCACTTTAAGTGA
- a CDS encoding Aconitate hydratase, with protein MVFLNLNTSNMIFDFDMIQAVYARYPERIAKARETVGKPLTLSEKILYTHLWAGNATEAHERGNSYVDFAPDRVAMQDATAQMALLQFMQAGKPQVAVPSTAHADHLIQARVGAEADLQEGINKNSEVFNFLSSVCDKYGIGFWKPGAGIIHQVVLENYAFPGGMMIGTDSHTVNAGGLGMVAIGVGGADAVDVMAGMAWELKMPKLIGVKLTGRLNGWTSAKDIILKVAGILTVKGGTGCIIEYFGDGAESLSATGKGTICNMGAEVGATTSTFGYDDSMRRYLAATGRQAVVDEADKIAEHLTGDAEVYANPELYFDQVIEINLDELAPHLNGPFTPDLATPVSEFRAKAEANGWPLDVEWALIGSCTNSSYEDLSRAASIVEDAVAKGVKPKAILGINPGSEQVKFTAERDGFLDSFRKFESARIFTNACGPCIGQWDREGADKGEKNSIIHSFNRNFAKRADGNPNTHAFVASPEMVAAIAISGRLDFNPITDTLLNQNGEQIRLNEPNGFELPAKGFAVDDNGYQAPSADGTQVRVDVSPTSDRLQLLEPFEPWNGKNITGAKLLIKAFGKCTTDHISMAGPWLKYRGHLDNISNNMLIGAINAYNMETNKVKNGLSGDYDEVPNVARAYKAAGIPTIVVGDHNYGEGSSREHAAMEPRHLGVRAVLVKSFARIHETNLKKQGMLGLTFANADDYDKIFEDDTINFLDLEQFAPGRPLQLEFLHADGTKDVIVANHTYNAQQVGWFRAGSALNLIAEEAKRTA; from the coding sequence TTGGTTTTCCTTAATTTAAATACGAGTAATATGATATTTGACTTTGATATGATCCAGGCCGTATACGCGCGTTATCCTGAAAGAATTGCGAAAGCACGCGAAACGGTAGGCAAACCGCTCACCTTGTCGGAGAAGATTCTCTACACGCATCTTTGGGCTGGTAATGCAACGGAGGCGCACGAACGTGGCAATTCTTACGTAGACTTCGCACCGGACCGTGTTGCCATGCAGGATGCAACCGCTCAGATGGCACTTCTGCAGTTTATGCAGGCCGGGAAGCCACAGGTTGCAGTTCCGTCCACAGCGCATGCAGATCACCTTATTCAGGCGAGAGTTGGTGCGGAAGCAGATTTGCAGGAAGGTATCAATAAAAATTCTGAAGTTTTCAACTTCTTAAGTTCAGTTTGCGACAAATACGGAATTGGTTTCTGGAAGCCGGGCGCAGGTATTATTCACCAGGTTGTATTAGAAAATTATGCATTCCCGGGCGGAATGATGATTGGTACTGATTCGCACACCGTGAATGCCGGAGGTCTTGGTATGGTAGCCATCGGAGTTGGTGGCGCAGACGCCGTGGATGTGATGGCAGGCATGGCTTGGGAACTTAAAATGCCTAAACTAATTGGCGTAAAATTAACAGGAAGACTCAACGGATGGACGTCCGCAAAAGATATTATCCTTAAAGTTGCAGGCATCCTCACCGTAAAAGGCGGAACTGGATGTATTATTGAATATTTCGGCGATGGTGCTGAAAGCCTTTCCGCAACAGGAAAAGGAACGATCTGTAACATGGGTGCGGAAGTTGGGGCTACTACTTCAACATTTGGATATGATGATTCAATGAGAAGGTATTTGGCCGCCACCGGAAGACAGGCAGTTGTAGATGAAGCAGATAAAATTGCAGAGCATTTAACAGGAGATGCTGAAGTGTATGCAAACCCGGAACTATATTTTGATCAGGTTATTGAAATTAATCTTGATGAACTAGCGCCACACCTTAACGGGCCTTTTACACCCGATTTGGCAACACCTGTTTCTGAATTCAGAGCGAAAGCAGAAGCTAACGGCTGGCCACTTGATGTGGAATGGGCACTTATCGGTTCTTGTACCAATTCATCTTACGAAGATCTTTCGCGCGCTGCTTCAATTGTAGAAGATGCCGTAGCAAAAGGAGTTAAACCAAAAGCTATTTTAGGGATCAATCCCGGATCCGAGCAGGTGAAGTTCACCGCAGAAAGAGACGGATTTTTAGATTCATTCCGCAAGTTTGAATCTGCAAGAATCTTTACCAACGCTTGTGGCCCTTGCATCGGGCAGTGGGATCGTGAGGGTGCTGATAAAGGCGAGAAAAACTCGATTATCCACTCATTTAACCGAAATTTTGCAAAAAGAGCGGACGGTAATCCAAATACGCATGCTTTTGTAGCATCACCTGAAATGGTTGCGGCGATTGCGATTTCCGGAAGACTCGATTTCAACCCTATTACAGATACTTTATTAAACCAAAACGGAGAACAGATCCGCCTGAATGAACCGAACGGTTTCGAACTTCCGGCGAAAGGTTTTGCGGTAGATGATAACGGCTATCAGGCTCCTTCAGCGGATGGCACGCAGGTTCGTGTGGATGTGAGTCCTACTTCCGACAGACTTCAGCTGCTTGAACCATTCGAACCTTGGAACGGAAAAAATATTACCGGCGCGAAACTTCTAATTAAAGCTTTCGGCAAGTGTACAACCGACCATATTTCGATGGCAGGCCCATGGTTAAAATACCGAGGCCATCTTGATAACATCTCCAATAACATGCTGATCGGCGCAATAAACGCTTACAACATGGAGACCAATAAAGTGAAAAACGGTTTGTCCGGCGACTATGATGAGGTGCCGAATGTGGCCAGAGCCTACAAGGCTGCCGGTATCCCGACCATTGTAGTGGGCGATCACAATTACGGTGAAGGTTCTTCGCGCGAGCATGCAGCGATGGAGCCTCGACACCTTGGCGTACGTGCGGTTTTGGTAAAGTCTTTTGCCAGAATTCATGAAACTAACCTGAAGAAACAGGGAATGCTGGGTCTTACCTTTGCTAATGCTGATGACTACGATAAAATCTTCGAAGACGACACCATTAATTTCCTCGATCTCGAGCAGTTTGCACCAGGCCGTCCATTGCAGTTAGAATTTCTACATGCGGACGGAACTAAGGATGTAATCGTTGCAAATCACACATACAATGCACAGCAGGTGGGCTGGTTCCGTGCAGGTTCTGCGCTTAACCTTATTGCTGAAGAAGCTAAGAGAACAGCTTAA
- a CDS encoding Ribosomal large subunit pseudouridine synthase D — protein sequence MQESQKNTIESQIVFEDNHLLVINKKAGQLVQGDKTGDASLLDLIKDFIKKRDNKAGNVFLGLVHRIDRPTSGLVIYAKTSKALTRLTQMVKNREIKKTYWAVVPKEVIPHSARLLHYLQKNEKTNKSTVFIKPTENAKESVLNYTVIKTLDNFQLLEIDLETGRHHQIRAQLSKIGVPIKGDLKYGASRSNPDGGIHLHARKLEFIHPVSLKNTEIVAPLPAHDAVWAACEN from the coding sequence ATGCAGGAATCTCAAAAAAACACCATAGAATCTCAGATAGTTTTCGAAGACAACCATCTTCTGGTTATCAATAAAAAAGCCGGCCAACTGGTTCAGGGCGACAAAACCGGCGACGCCTCGCTGCTCGACCTCATCAAAGACTTCATCAAAAAAAGAGATAACAAAGCAGGAAACGTCTTCCTTGGGTTGGTGCACCGCATAGACAGGCCAACATCCGGACTTGTAATTTATGCCAAGACCTCTAAAGCACTCACGAGGCTTACACAGATGGTAAAGAACCGCGAAATTAAGAAGACCTATTGGGCTGTTGTTCCGAAAGAGGTCATCCCGCATTCAGCGAGGCTTCTGCATTATCTTCAGAAAAATGAAAAGACAAATAAGTCGACGGTTTTCATTAAACCTACCGAAAACGCTAAAGAATCTGTACTCAATTACACTGTTATAAAGACGCTGGACAATTTTCAACTGTTGGAAATAGACCTTGAAACCGGGCGCCACCATCAGATCCGTGCTCAGCTTTCAAAGATCGGCGTGCCGATAAAAGGTGATTTAAAATATGGCGCGTCGCGATCTAATCCGGATGGAGGCATCCATCTTCATGCACGAAAATTAGAATTCATTCATCCTGTCTCATTAAAAAACACAGAAATTGTAGCACCGCTGCCGGCACATGATGCTGTTTGGGCCGCATGCGAAAATTAG
- a CDS encoding Integrase, translating to MMTWTEKIKDFESFLKYERNFSDNTLDAYLRDIRKLSDYAEFHLDGTGPLEISYENIQEYLFQLSKQKFSERSQARWISSIKAFFKYLAEDEAREDNPTTLLESPKLGLYLPDTLSFEDVERIIKAINISTDLGRRNQCMIEVLYGCGLRVSELIDLKISNINFKELYLKVDGKGDKSRFVPLATYTAKLIKEYIQEIRSKYKINKKCEDVLFLNSRGSAMSRVIVFIIIKELTEKAGINKKISPHTFRHSFATHLLQNGADLRYIQEMLGHSSITTTEIYTHLKNEELRDVILNFHPRNKV from the coding sequence ATGATGACCTGGACCGAAAAAATCAAAGATTTTGAGAGTTTTCTTAAGTATGAGAGAAACTTTTCAGATAACACCCTCGATGCATATCTGAGGGACATCCGCAAATTGAGCGATTACGCTGAGTTTCATCTCGACGGTACAGGACCACTAGAAATTTCCTACGAAAACATCCAGGAATATCTGTTTCAGCTCTCTAAACAGAAGTTCAGTGAACGCTCCCAGGCCCGGTGGATTTCTTCAATAAAAGCCTTTTTTAAATATCTGGCTGAAGATGAAGCCCGCGAAGATAACCCTACAACACTGCTCGAAAGCCCTAAACTCGGGCTTTACCTGCCGGATACGCTTAGTTTCGAGGATGTGGAACGCATCATTAAAGCCATTAATATTTCTACTGATTTAGGCCGCAGGAACCAGTGCATGATTGAAGTTTTATACGGTTGCGGTCTTCGGGTTTCCGAACTGATCGATCTAAAAATTTCTAACATCAATTTCAAAGAATTATACCTTAAAGTAGACGGTAAGGGCGACAAATCGCGGTTTGTACCGTTGGCGACTTACACCGCAAAACTCATCAAAGAATATATTCAGGAGATAAGGTCTAAATATAAAATAAACAAAAAGTGCGAGGATGTGCTCTTTCTTAACAGCCGCGGATCTGCTATGTCGCGCGTGATCGTATTTATAATCATTAAAGAGTTAACCGAAAAGGCCGGCATCAATAAGAAGATCTCGCCCCATACATTTCGGCATTCGTTCGCCACACACCTGTTGCAAAACGGTGCTGACCTGCGGTATATTCAGGAAATGCTCGGCCACTCAAGCATTACGACGACCGAGATTTACACGCATTTAAAAAATGAAGAACTTCGCGACGTGATCCTCAATTTTCATCCACGCAACAAAGTGTAA
- a CDS encoding Deoxycytidylate deaminase — protein MEPTKFDFAYLKMAMEWAKLSHCERRKVGALIVKDRMIISDGYNGTPSGFENCCEDSEGKTHWYVLHAEANAILKLAGSTQSAKDATLYLTLSPCRDCSKLAVQAGIKKVVYMDDYSDNAGITFLQDHGIEILKISKEQLV, from the coding sequence TTGGAACCAACAAAATTCGATTTCGCGTACCTAAAAATGGCGATGGAATGGGCGAAACTATCGCACTGCGAACGGCGGAAAGTCGGCGCGCTCATCGTTAAAGACCGGATGATTATTTCCGACGGCTACAACGGAACACCTTCAGGCTTTGAGAACTGTTGCGAAGATTCCGAAGGAAAAACGCATTGGTACGTACTTCATGCCGAAGCCAACGCCATCCTGAAACTTGCAGGCTCCACACAGTCAGCTAAAGACGCCACGCTTTATTTAACTTTGTCGCCGTGCAGGGATTGCAGCAAACTCGCGGTGCAGGCAGGCATAAAAAAAGTGGTTTATATGGATGATTACTCCGATAACGCGGGAATTACATTCCTGCAAGATCATGGAATTGAAATCCTGAAGATTTCTAAAGAGCAACTAGTATAA
- a CDS encoding Enoyl-CoA hydratase, giving the protein MIYDNIIVETEERIAIITINRPESLNALNSKTIAELSDSFENLNKNPEIRVIILTGSGEKSFVAGADIKEFSDFGAADAENLSRNGQQILFDKIENLSKPVIAAVNGFALGGGLELAMACHIRYASENAKLGLPEVTLGLIPGYGGTQRLPKLVGKGLANEIIFSAKMIPAARAKEIGLVNDVVSSDELLSQSKDLARTIARNSPMAIEKAISAVNLSDSTSGFETEMKSFGELFEMNDKKEGVSAFLEKRKPNF; this is encoded by the coding sequence ATGATTTACGACAATATTATAGTAGAAACCGAGGAACGGATAGCAATTATCACCATCAACCGCCCTGAAAGCCTTAATGCGCTGAATTCGAAAACCATCGCGGAACTTAGTGATTCGTTTGAAAATTTAAATAAAAACCCGGAAATAAGGGTGATTATATTGACGGGAAGCGGAGAAAAATCTTTCGTTGCAGGCGCGGATATTAAGGAATTTTCTGATTTTGGTGCTGCAGATGCAGAGAATCTTTCGCGAAACGGCCAGCAAATTCTATTCGATAAGATCGAAAATTTAAGTAAACCGGTGATCGCGGCGGTAAATGGTTTCGCACTTGGCGGGGGTTTAGAGTTGGCGATGGCCTGCCACATCCGCTACGCATCCGAAAATGCAAAACTTGGTTTGCCCGAAGTAACTTTAGGACTGATTCCGGGCTACGGAGGAACGCAGCGTCTGCCAAAATTAGTTGGGAAAGGTCTCGCAAATGAGATTATTTTTTCGGCAAAGATGATTCCGGCCGCACGCGCGAAAGAAATCGGCCTCGTAAACGATGTTGTTAGTTCTGATGAACTTTTATCACAGTCTAAAGACCTCGCACGCACTATCGCACGCAATTCGCCGATGGCTATTGAGAAAGCAATAAGTGCTGTAAACCTGTCGGACAGTACGTCGGGATTTGAAACCGAAATGAAATCATTCGGTGAGTTGTTTGAGATGAATGACAAGAAAGAAGGCGTCAGCGCGTTCTTAGAAAAAAGAAAACCTAATTTTTAA
- a CDS encoding Catalase yields the protein MMDASHKLNHEPNAVQATNSAGFMVNENIAEAVRRKIPERVTNVKGTGAYGTFIVTQDITKYSKAKIFAEVGNQCRVFVRFSAMHAEKGTCDSDRDVRGFALKFYTEEGNWDLAGNNMPVFFVKDATNFPGLMRSQGRDFHTNMKSATAMWDFYSLHPETLHQLLMLMSDRGTPSGYRHMHGFGTHTFSMINARNERFWVKFHFKAKQGIKNLKSENIVKSDFAHEDLVKAIETKNFPKWSLYIQVMTQEQVKNSRWNPFDVTKVWLHDEFPLIEVGELELNEIPKDYFTHVEQAAFSPANIIPGIGFSPDRLLQARLFSYTDAQRHRVGINAKELAVNQSSAKNSVQHFEDEVRNAATANLTNIYENEDDHYTQPGLFYTKALNAEQRETMIQNIVEAMRDISGPTKHVVINRQLCHFFRANIELGMKIATGLQVNIDANMMSHSFTAGN from the coding sequence ATGATGGATGCTTCACACAAACTTAATCACGAACCGAACGCTGTGCAGGCCACCAACAGCGCGGGTTTTATGGTGAACGAAAATATAGCGGAAGCGGTACGCAGAAAGATCCCGGAACGGGTTACGAACGTGAAAGGCACAGGTGCTTACGGAACATTTATCGTCACTCAGGACATTACGAAGTACAGCAAAGCAAAAATATTTGCAGAAGTCGGCAATCAGTGCAGGGTGTTTGTGAGATTTTCAGCAATGCATGCAGAGAAAGGCACATGCGACAGCGATCGCGATGTACGTGGTTTCGCCTTAAAATTTTACACTGAAGAAGGCAACTGGGATCTTGCCGGTAACAACATGCCCGTTTTCTTTGTAAAAGATGCTACAAATTTTCCCGGATTGATGCGTTCTCAAGGCCGCGATTTCCATACTAATATGAAAAGTGCTACAGCGATGTGGGATTTTTACAGCCTGCATCCCGAAACGCTTCACCAACTTCTGATGCTGATGTCAGACCGGGGTACACCTTCAGGCTACCGTCATATGCATGGTTTCGGCACTCATACATTTTCGATGATTAATGCCCGGAACGAAAGATTTTGGGTTAAATTCCATTTCAAAGCAAAACAGGGCATTAAAAACCTCAAATCGGAAAATATTGTAAAATCCGATTTTGCGCATGAAGATTTAGTGAAAGCCATCGAAACAAAAAACTTCCCGAAATGGTCGCTATACATCCAGGTGATGACTCAGGAACAGGTTAAGAATTCGCGGTGGAACCCATTTGATGTTACCAAAGTATGGCTACATGACGAATTTCCTCTTATTGAAGTAGGCGAACTGGAGCTGAATGAAATTCCAAAAGATTATTTTACGCACGTAGAACAGGCAGCTTTTTCACCTGCCAACATTATCCCGGGCATAGGCTTTTCCCCGGACAGGCTGCTTCAGGCCAGGCTGTTCTCGTACACCGACGCGCAGCGACACCGTGTAGGCATCAACGCAAAAGAATTGGCTGTAAACCAAAGTTCTGCCAAAAACAGTGTTCAGCATTTTGAAGATGAAGTGCGGAACGCTGCTACTGCCAATCTTACTAACATTTATGAAAATGAAGACGACCATTACACTCAGCCCGGCCTGTTTTACACAAAAGCACTTAATGCTGAGCAGCGCGAAACGATGATACAGAACATTGTTGAAGCGATGCGCGACATTTCGGGACCCACAAAACACGTAGTAATAAACCGCCAGCTTTGTCATTTTTTCCGCGCAAATATCGAGCTTGGGATGAAGATCGCAACAGGATTACAGGTAAATATCGACGCAAACATGATGAGCCACTCGTTCACGGCCGGAAACTGA
- a CDS encoding Hydrogen peroxide-inducible genes activator, which yields MNIQQLEYLIAVDKFRHFGKAAQSCFITQPTLSAMIQKLEDELAVKIFDRTTHPIRTTDVGVHIIEDAKRVIDAVNELRNKASLLNNVLAGKLNLGIIPTISSYILPSEIFDFLKEHPKIELNVKEMTTDNIIKSLKSGELDAGIISTPYDAASEFYQDFLFNEELMVYSSDTGKKDSFVLPEEIDSNKVWLLEEGNCLRTQFENICMLKENSLKPKNLDFLASNINTLIQMVDRVGGITILPELAVPQLSVDQKEKVVRFRKPFPFREISLIYYKPTYKQKILDEMALSVKKSLAEKLSYNQNPEDFVSVKPQ from the coding sequence ATGAACATTCAGCAATTGGAATATCTTATCGCAGTAGATAAATTCAGGCATTTTGGCAAAGCAGCACAATCCTGCTTTATTACGCAACCTACGCTCAGTGCGATGATACAAAAGCTTGAAGATGAGCTGGCAGTAAAGATTTTTGACCGTACAACGCATCCCATCCGCACCACTGACGTAGGCGTGCACATCATCGAAGACGCAAAGCGTGTTATAGATGCCGTGAATGAATTGCGTAACAAGGCGAGCCTGCTGAACAACGTTCTTGCCGGCAAACTGAATTTAGGCATAATACCTACAATTTCCAGTTACATCTTACCTTCTGAAATCTTCGATTTTCTAAAGGAACATCCTAAGATTGAGCTCAACGTAAAAGAGATGACGACGGATAACATCATTAAGTCCTTGAAATCGGGGGAGCTTGATGCCGGAATTATTTCAACGCCATATGATGCTGCAAGTGAATTCTATCAGGATTTTCTGTTTAATGAGGAGTTGATGGTATATTCGTCGGACACCGGCAAAAAAGATTCGTTTGTGTTACCCGAGGAAATCGACAGTAACAAAGTGTGGCTGCTGGAGGAAGGTAACTGCCTGCGCACACAGTTCGAAAACATCTGCATGCTCAAAGAAAATTCACTGAAACCCAAAAATCTTGATTTCCTTGCATCGAATATCAATACGCTGATCCAGATGGTAGACCGCGTTGGTGGAATTACCATTTTACCCGAATTGGCGGTACCACAGCTTTCCGTAGACCAAAAAGAGAAAGTGGTGCGGTTTCGCAAGCCTTTTCCGTTCCGCGAGATCAGTCTTATTTATTATAAACCTACTTATAAGCAGAAAATCCTCGATGAAATGGCGCTTTCTGTAAAAAAATCACTCGCCGAAAAACTCAGTTATAACCAGAACCCCGAAGATTTCGTGAGCGTTAAACCGCAGTGA
- a CDS encoding S-adenosylmethionine synthetase translates to MSYLFTSESVSEGHPDKIADQISDALIDHFLAYDPTSKVACETLVTTGQVVLAGEVKSKAYLDVQDIARKVINDIGYTKGEYMFNGDSCGVISAIHEQSPDINQGVDRVEGNADFETKANAQGAGDQGMMFGYATNETENYMPLALDLAHTILRELSSLRREGNAIPYLRPDAKSQVTIEYSDDHKPIRIDSIVVSTQHDEFGSEEAMLAKIKKDIIEILIPKVKAAQKIEIQELFNDDIKYHINPTGKFVIGGPHGDTGLTGRKIIVDTYGGKGAHGGGAFSGKDPSKVDRSAAYAVRHIAKNLVAAGVADEVLVQVSYAIGVAEPCGLFVSTYGTSKVDLPDGEIAERLKKIFDLRPYAIEHNLKLRNPIYLETASYGHMGREHYVASKTFNKGKSNEMTIDNLEFFTWEKLDKVEEIKTEFGL, encoded by the coding sequence ATGTCTTATTTATTTACGTCCGAATCTGTTTCAGAAGGGCATCCCGATAAAATTGCTGACCAGATTTCCGACGCTCTTATTGATCATTTTCTGGCTTACGATCCCACGTCTAAAGTTGCGTGCGAAACCTTGGTAACGACCGGGCAGGTAGTTTTAGCAGGCGAAGTGAAATCCAAAGCATACCTGGATGTTCAGGATATCGCACGCAAAGTAATTAACGATATTGGTTACACAAAAGGCGAATATATGTTCAACGGAGATTCGTGCGGTGTAATTTCAGCCATTCATGAGCAGTCGCCGGATATCAATCAGGGTGTGGACAGAGTAGAGGGGAATGCAGATTTCGAGACGAAAGCCAATGCGCAGGGGGCAGGTGATCAGGGGATGATGTTTGGTTATGCGACCAACGAAACCGAGAATTACATGCCGCTGGCACTCGATCTGGCTCACACCATCCTTCGCGAACTTTCGTCATTAAGAAGAGAGGGCAATGCCATTCCTTATTTACGACCTGACGCAAAATCACAGGTTACCATTGAATATTCGGACGATCATAAACCGATCAGAATTGATTCGATTGTTGTTTCTACCCAGCATGATGAGTTCGGAAGCGAGGAAGCTATGCTTGCGAAAATTAAAAAAGATATTATCGAAATTCTGATCCCGAAAGTAAAAGCGGCGCAGAAAATTGAAATTCAGGAGCTTTTTAACGACGACATCAAATATCACATCAACCCAACCGGAAAATTTGTGATTGGCGGTCCACACGGCGATACAGGATTAACCGGACGTAAAATTATTGTTGATACCTACGGCGGAAAAGGTGCACACGGAGGTGGCGCTTTTTCAGGGAAAGATCCCTCGAAAGTTGACAGAAGTGCAGCGTACGCCGTGCGTCACATTGCCAAAAACCTTGTAGCCGCCGGTGTTGCAGATGAAGTGTTGGTGCAGGTTTCCTACGCGATAGGTGTGGCAGAGCCTTGCGGACTGTTTGTGAGTACTTACGGAACTTCAAAAGTTGATCTGCCGGATGGCGAGATTGCTGAAAGACTCAAAAAGATATTCGATCTGAGGCCGTATGCTATTGAGCATAACCTGAAGCTGAGGAACCCGATTTATCTTGAAACCGCATCTTACGGACACATGGGCCGCGAGCATTATGTAGCCAGCAAGACCTTCAACAAAGGGAAAAGCAATGAGATGACCATTGATAACCTTGAGTTTTTCACCTGGGAAAAGCTGGATAAAGTAGAAGAAATCAAAACAGAGTTTGGCTTATAA